The DNA region ACCCTTTCGCAGCTGCTGTGTTGTATCGTCAGGGTAAAGATACCCAACCGTTCCGTCATCTTCAATATATGTATAGGGATCGTAATACCCCAATTCACACCACATATCCGAAGGGTCGGTATCATATATATACGTAATCCCATCCTTTGCCGCCCGAAACACATACAATGCTTGAGCCTCACATTCAAGATGAGCTTTCTTAAGTAATTCCATGGTGTCATCGTACTTTTTATCTGTGGTAAGAGTATCGAGATATGTATCCAAGGAATCGGGATCAATAATTGCTGCCACAATGCCGGCGGTGGTTTCTCCCATTCTAAAATAATATTCTTCCGTTGATTTTTTGAATCTCAAATACCCAATTATCATCATAGCGCCGCTTAGCACCACAATCATAAGGACAATTAAGGCTGTCAGCCATCTGCCCACCGAGCGATTGGTTTTTCGTCCCTGCATTGTTTGGTTTTTCATTTGTATCCTGCAAGTTTAACCTCATTTAGCAAAAACTTTCAATGCATGGAAATATGCTACACATATGTATAGTTATAAGTCAATAAAGCATGAACCAACTATGTTATTTTCCCATAAGATCTGCGTATAACCCTGCCAGGCGTTTCCGTAAATGTAACACCGCGTAATGCTTGCGTGATAAAACCGTATTGACCGGCGTATGGGTTTGTTCCGCCACCTCTTTTACCGAAAGTCCGAGGTATTCCGTCATTTCAAAAACATCCCGCTGTTCATTCGGTAATTCTTCCAGAGCATTGTTTATCTCATCTAAAATAAAGGATCTAAGATATTCTGTCTCCGGGGTTGTTTCGGTGTCAAAGACAAGAGCGGCTATATCCTGCAGAACAAATTCGTCATCCTCATCGTCATAATACTCAGGAAGCTGAATGGCGCTCTTTTTGTTCTGGTGGTTGATTATCTTGTTACGCGCCACCCGGTAAAGCCAGGCCGCAGTTTGTTCCACCGGCTGGGCCAAACTGTTCACCCGGCTAAACTGATAGAAAACTTCCTGAAGAATATCCTCGGAATCCTCAGGAATGCGTACCCGTTTGCGGATGAACCTTGAGAGCCGTTCGCGGTAGGTGTTAAAAACTTCGGTAACAGTCTGTATTTTGTTGTTTCCTTTCTATAATTATCGGTTTGTCTCTGAACGCACAAAGGCAATAGTGCCTGCCACAAAAAATACCGCGGTAAATGCCCCGATGATCACTAGATCAACGGCGGGGGCAAAAAGGGTAATGTTTGCAGCGCCCGTGGTTTGATAAAATACCCCCCGGGCAAAGTCAATGCAATAGGTCATGGGCAAAAGGCGGCTCAGGACGGCCATGAGGCCCGTGGAGTGGTTCACGGGGATCAATGCGCCGGAAAGAAACATCTGAGCCATGGACAGCATCATAACAATCATGCTGGCGGTGCCGCTTTTGCGGATAAAGCCTATACACAGGAGGGCCAGGGAACCGGCGGCAAGGCACATAAGGGGCGATACTGTCAGGAGCAGCAGAAATTGTGAGCCGCTCAGGCGTGCGCCTATGCAAAGCCCCACGATGATGGATGCAAAAAATTGTATGTAGCTCATCAGGGAGGCGCCGATTATTTTTCCAAAGATGATGGCATACCGGGAAATCGGCGAGACCAGGATCTCCTGGGTAAAGTCATTTTCCCGGTCCTCAACCAGGGAGGTGATCCCCATCATGGTCATCATAAAGAGGCCGTTGACCAGCATCCCTACCAGCATAAACTGGTTAAAGTCAAAGCCCATATTGAAGCCCATGTTTTGGGACAGTTGGCTGCCGAACATCCCCAGCATCATTACCGGCCATATGATGGCCATGGCAATGCGGGGGGGCGATTTAAGACTCAGCATAAATTCCCGGCTTGCAATGGTAAGCACGGCGTTTGCTTCCCGGGCAGCTTTGTTCATGTGTGTATTCATGCTGCACCCCCTTCGGTAAGCAGGTTGATATAAGCGTCTTCCAGTGATCCCTGGTGCCGCAGTTCCTTTAACTCCTCAGGCGCTCCTTCAAAAACAATGCTGCCCTTGTTTATCAAACAGAGGCGGTCCACCTGTTCCGCTTCGTCAATATAGTGGGTGGTGAGGAATACAGTGGTGCCGCATTCTTTGCGGGTCTGGTTGATGTAGTCCCAGAGGGACCGGCGGCTTACCGGGTCAAGCCCCTGGGAAGGCTCGTCCAGGAACAGCACCTCGGGCTGGTGGATAAGGCTGCGCACAATTTCTATTTTCCGCTGCATCCCCCCGGAGAAAGTTTTGAGGGGCTTCCAGAGTTTGTCCGCAATACCCATAATCTCCGCCAGCTTGATGACCCGTTCCCGGTAACTTTTCGGCATCCAACTGAAAAACGGGCGGTAGCCGTACATTCCGTAGAGGCAGGCGTGGAGCCTGATGTTTTCCTCCGCCGAAAGGTCCATATCCAGGCTGGGCTTTTGGAAGATGATGCCCATATGGGCCCGCGCTTCCCGGGCATCCTTTTCAAGGTCGAAGCCCGCGACGCTAACGTCGCCGGAACTTTTCCCCAGGGTGGTGGTAAGTATCGAAATAGTGGTAGTTTTTCCCGCGCCGTTAGGCCCGAGGAAGGCGAAAAAATCACCCTCCCCTACAGAAAAACTAACATTGTCCACCGCCGGTTTTTCAGCGCCTTTGTAAAACTTGGTCAAATTTTGAACTTCGATTGCCGTTTTCATTTCGTATCATCTTCCTTTTTGCCATTTTTGTCGTGGTCATGGTCGTTATGGCCGCCCCAAAAGTCATGTAACCCATGGCGCTTTGCGATAAATTCCCTGCGTTCCTCATCCGACATCTGCATCCATTTTTCCCGAAACGGGTTGTTGTGCCCCCGCCCCCCCCCAGCAAGCCCTATTCCCGCAAGACGACGGCTTCCGCCAATGCCCCCGAAGAGGATACGGGCCAACGCCAAAAGCCCCACTGCCTGAATGTAGCTTATTTCCGGCAGGCCGAAAATCGCCGGAAATAGCCAGTTCCATAAGAGCAGTACGGCGCCACCGAAAAGGGCAATGATTACCAGGAAAATACCCGCATAGGGTAATCTGCTAAAAAAAAGTTTTTTCATTTTTTACTCCATTATAAGTCGCTTTAGCCTATCCCGCCGAAAGGCGGGTTCTTGTAAAATTGGAAGGGAACCGAAGGTTCCCACTACTCCTTACTTATGTAGACAAGCGAGGGGGGAAAATATTTTATATGCAGCCGGGAAATTTTTATTATTTCATATATATACTCTACATATAGCGTAAATTCTAGCAAATTTTGCCTAATCACCCCCCACCCCGCCCGATTAGCGGATTAAGCACTAGCAGTACACTATTTATGAGGGTAAAATGGTGATCCGTCCTAAGTATTTTTATAGGAGCAAATAGTGTGAAAAGATCGATGTGCGCACACTACGCAAACCCTTTGGGCTTGTTTTCCATTCTTATCCTGCTTGTTTTTCTCTCAGCCTGCCAAAACCCAAACCGGCCCAGCCCCAAAAACCCGGTAAGCATTACCCTGTGGCATATCTATGTAGAACAGATGAAAACCACGTTTGAAGGGCTGGTGGATGAGTTCAATGTAACGGTGGGCGCAAAACAAGGAATTGTCATACAGGTTGCAGCCGTTGCCAATCCCTCGGTGTTAAGTGAAAAGCTCCTTATGGCTGCCAATGGCGATCCCGGCGCCCCCGAGATTCCCGATATATCGGTGATATATCCGCCAGTTGCGGCAACCCTTTCCGCCAAAGGGCTTTTGATGGATTTTGCGTCCCAGTTCACGAAGGATGGAATCTCCCGCTATGTGGATGCGTTTATCGAGGCGGGAATGA from Treponema primitia ZAS-2 includes:
- a CDS encoding RNA polymerase sigma factor, which encodes MQTVTEVFNTYRERLSRFIRKRVRIPEDSEDILQEVFYQFSRVNSLAQPVEQTAAWLYRVARNKIINHQNKKSAIQLPEYYDDEDDEFVLQDIAALVFDTETTPETEYLRSFILDEINNALEELPNEQRDVFEMTEYLGLSVKEVAEQTHTPVNTVLSRKHYAVLHLRKRLAGLYADLMGK
- a CDS encoding ABC transporter permease encodes the protein MNTHMNKAAREANAVLTIASREFMLSLKSPPRIAMAIIWPVMMLGMFGSQLSQNMGFNMGFDFNQFMLVGMLVNGLFMMTMMGITSLVEDRENDFTQEILVSPISRYAIIFGKIIGASLMSYIQFFASIIVGLCIGARLSGSQFLLLLTVSPLMCLAAGSLALLCIGFIRKSGTASMIVMMLSMAQMFLSGALIPVNHSTGLMAVLSRLLPMTYCIDFARGVFYQTTGAANITLFAPAVDLVIIGAFTAVFFVAGTIAFVRSETNR
- a CDS encoding ABC transporter ATP-binding protein: MKTAIEVQNLTKFYKGAEKPAVDNVSFSVGEGDFFAFLGPNGAGKTTTISILTTTLGKSSGDVSVAGFDLEKDAREARAHMGIIFQKPSLDMDLSAEENIRLHACLYGMYGYRPFFSWMPKSYRERVIKLAEIMGIADKLWKPLKTFSGGMQRKIEIVRSLIHQPEVLFLDEPSQGLDPVSRRSLWDYINQTRKECGTTVFLTTHYIDEAEQVDRLCLINKGSIVFEGAPEELKELRHQGSLEDAYINLLTEGGAA